The Schaalia dentiphila ATCC 17982 sequence GTGCGCTCTGAGACGAGGCTTCACCCCGCGCGAAATGGAAGTCCCGATCCTGTTCACGGGCCCACGGGCGGGCGTAGACTCCTCGCATCAACGAAAGGAAATGCGATGTCCAACGTTCTGATTGTGTCGGGACACCCGCGCACCGGCGATGATTCGGTTGCGAATAAGACGATCCTGGAGGAGCTGGCGGTCCTGCTTCCCGACGCCGAGATTGATCATCTCGACGAGCTGTATCCCAACTACACGTTCGACGTTGAGGCGGAGCAGGAGAAGCTTCGCAACGCGGACGTCATCGTCTTGCAGTATCCGCTGTGGTGGTATGGCTGGCCGGCGCTGCTGCAGAAGTGGATGGAGGACGTGTTTGTGCGCGGTTTCAGCCACGGGTCTTCGGGTACGGCTCTGCGCGGTAAGAAGCTGGTCGTGTCGGTAACGACGGGGGCTTCTCAGGCTTACTACGCGCCAGAAGCCGTCGATTTCAACGACTTGCTGACGCCCGCGAAGGCCACGTGTGCGCTGACGGGCATCGAGTTTGCGGGGAGCCTTCCCCTGTACGGGGTGTCGTACGCGAATCGCACGGATGAGGCGGCGCGCGCCGACATGGTGCAGCGTTCGCGCGAGCACGCGAAGCGCCTCGCGGAGTTCGTCTCCTCCCTCTGAGTTTGCGCTCCCCTGCGGTCAGGCAGGGCGCATAACCCACCCCCGACCTCGTCCAATACGAGGCCGGGGCCGGGAGCAGGTGAGGCTGGTGCCGCCGAGACGCAGGGAGTGCGAGGGGCCGAACTTCGCATCTGAGTGCTCCGTTAGGATGGGGGCATGATTGATATGCGGGACCCTCGAGGGATTATTACGTTCATCGTCCGGTATCTGATGCTCCAAGTGGGCCTCCTGGTCTTACTCGTACTCTCCTTGTCATCCAGCCTCGTTCTGTTGACTTTTTTCTGTCTCATGGGCTTCTTCACCTTCTTCCAGGTGTTGGCGTCCATCTCCCGGGATTTTCTCGACCACGCCGGGTTGTGGAAGGCTATCGTGATCGCGGTTACTGTCCTCATCGACGTACCCATCCTGTGGTGGTTCGGACGACTGGTGGCGGGCATTGCCGGCGGCGGGTCCGACTGGTGGCTCGTAACTTCATGGATGCCCTTCCACTTCTTCGCTGCCTTCTTCGCGTGGGGACTCCGCGAGATCTTCCACTCGCCGGACCCTCAGCAAACTGCCACGCCCAGCGCCTCTGACACTCCCACCGATCCGGCTGAAACCGAGAACCCGGGCGATTCCAACGTTGCAGACGCCCCAACAGCGACCGGGGTTACCGAAGCAGACAGCGACAGCGGCAGCGACAAGCAGTAGTCCGTTGTCTTAGGAGTGGATTCGACTGCTCCCCTGCCGCTAGACAAAAGGCGCAAACTGGCCCCGACCTCGCTTTCACGAGGCCGGGGCCGGACGCCTACTTCTATTTTCTCTTCTTCGGTGCAGGTACTTCTTCCCACATCGCGTCGACGATGTCTCGCAGTGCGTCGCGGTCCTCCACCTCGACGAGGAGCATCTCCTTCGCTCCCTCGTAGGGGATGGTGCGCGGGGCATCGGGTAGAAGACGTTCGGAGGCGGGCGTGACCTTGAGCAGGAACCGGTCGTCGTATATGCCACCCACGACCTTGCTCCGGTAGTAGAGAACATATTCGCCCATCATCTTGCGATAC is a genomic window containing:
- a CDS encoding NAD(P)H-dependent oxidoreductase — its product is MSNVLIVSGHPRTGDDSVANKTILEELAVLLPDAEIDHLDELYPNYTFDVEAEQEKLRNADVIVLQYPLWWYGWPALLQKWMEDVFVRGFSHGSSGTALRGKKLVVSVTTGASQAYYAPEAVDFNDLLTPAKATCALTGIEFAGSLPLYGVSYANRTDEAARADMVQRSREHAKRLAEFVSSL
- a CDS encoding TfoX/Sxy family protein, translating into MGEQMSSSEEYREYVLELLSGLEEVSYRKMMGEYVLYYRSKVVGGIYDDRFLLKVTPASERLLPDAPRTIPYEGAKEMLLVEVEDRDALRDIVDAMWEEVPAPKKRK